A part of Pseudomonas sp. HR96 genomic DNA contains:
- a CDS encoding DUF3050 domain-containing protein: MPTVQAHPETALSEQLLAKKNLLSNHPIFADIDTLPRLRQFMEVHVFAVWDFMSLTKRLQQELTCVQLPWLPPRDPGAARLINEIVLGEETDDHLQHGHYSHFELYLDAMREIGASTDKIERFIALQRTGMHHLTALHSVQADPAAVAFVCDTLDTALHAPGHCVAAAFLHGRESVIPPMFQRLLDDCEVGAQQAPIFRYYLQRHIEVDSEDHGPAAEQLLARLIDGDPQREREVYSAALAAVASRMALWDGLRQGLRAAHGSEVLL, from the coding sequence ATGCCGACCGTTCAAGCACATCCCGAAACTGCACTTTCAGAGCAACTTCTGGCGAAAAAGAATTTACTCTCCAACCATCCGATATTTGCTGATATCGACACCCTCCCGCGCCTCAGGCAATTCATGGAAGTGCATGTGTTCGCGGTATGGGACTTCATGTCGCTGACCAAGCGCCTGCAGCAGGAGCTGACCTGCGTGCAGCTGCCCTGGCTGCCGCCACGTGATCCGGGCGCAGCGCGGCTGATTAACGAGATCGTGCTCGGCGAAGAAACCGACGACCACCTGCAGCACGGCCATTACAGCCATTTCGAACTGTATCTGGATGCCATGCGCGAAATCGGCGCCAGCACCGACAAGATCGAGCGCTTCATCGCCCTGCAGCGCACGGGCATGCACCACCTCACCGCCCTGCACAGCGTGCAGGCCGACCCCGCCGCCGTGGCGTTCGTCTGCGACACCCTCGACACCGCCCTGCATGCCCCCGGGCACTGCGTGGCTGCGGCCTTCCTGCATGGCCGCGAGAGTGTGATTCCGCCGATGTTCCAGCGCCTGCTGGACGACTGCGAGGTCGGCGCGCAGCAGGCGCCGATCTTTCGCTACTACCTGCAGCGCCATATCGAAGTCGACAGCGAAGACCACGGCCCGGCCGCCGAGCAACTGCTGGCGCGTCTGATCGACGGCGACCCGCAACGCGAGCGTGAGGTCTACAGCGCCGCGCTGGCCGCCGTGGCCAGCCGCATGGCGCTGTGGGATGGCCTGCGCCAGGGCCTGCGCGCAGCGCACGGCAGCGAGGTGCTTTTGTGA
- the lapD gene encoding cyclic di-GMP receptor LapD gives MSLFKQLLLAICLFLVVAFTGSFMVSLESSRAQYVNQLRSHAQDAATSLALSLTPNIDDPAMVEIMVTSIFDSGYYASIRVINLADNKVMVERHADPGDNNVPGWFVSLIGLDPAGGDAIVSRGWQQAARVEVISHPMFALAKLWDSALGSLGWLLLCGALSAVAGALLLRRQLRPLDYLEAQSHAIARREFLSLPDLPTTPEIRRVVQAMNQMVEKLKALFHEQTERSEKLRVESYQDSLTGLANRRYFDMQLQARVSHPEEASAGYLLILRVKDLAGLNQRLGGQPTDQLLQAVGQQLQRTCARYPETHNLITRSRGGEFAVLAPGMVRAEAMQLAQELETTLHSLYETGATDQLPVAHIGLAPYMPGDDPQALLKQADQALAQAEGSGEQSWVCLDHSTLQVAGDDHHAWRQLLDRALSMGHVQLFFQPVVQSQHSAALLHYKVLSRLLDDQGQAIVAGRFLPWLERFGWLPRLDAMMLERVLKHLATHQDALALNLSAATLNDAATMERIFALLAAHPDLGPRLTLEIAEEQLPEQAVLETLTRRLRSLGFALSLQRFGGRFSMIGNLAHLGLAYLKIDGSYIRAIDQESHKRLFIEAIQRAAHSIDLPLIAERVETEGELQVIREMGVQGVQGSLIGDPAPWR, from the coding sequence ATGTCTCTGTTCAAACAGTTGTTGCTCGCGATCTGCCTGTTTCTGGTGGTGGCCTTCACCGGCAGCTTCATGGTCAGCCTGGAGAGCTCGCGTGCGCAGTACGTCAACCAGCTGCGCTCGCATGCCCAGGACGCGGCCACCTCGCTGGCGCTGTCGCTGACGCCCAATATCGACGACCCGGCCATGGTCGAGATCATGGTCACTTCGATCTTCGACAGTGGCTATTACGCGAGCATTCGCGTGATCAACCTGGCCGACAACAAGGTCATGGTCGAGCGCCACGCCGACCCGGGCGACAATAACGTACCTGGCTGGTTCGTCAGCCTGATCGGCCTCGACCCCGCCGGTGGCGACGCCATCGTCAGCCGCGGCTGGCAGCAGGCCGCGCGGGTCGAGGTGATCAGTCACCCGATGTTCGCCCTGGCCAAGCTTTGGGACAGCGCCCTGGGCAGCCTTGGCTGGCTGCTGCTGTGCGGTGCGCTCAGCGCGGTGGCCGGGGCGCTATTGCTGCGGCGTCAGTTGCGCCCGCTGGACTACCTCGAGGCGCAGTCCCACGCCATTGCCCGGCGCGAGTTTCTGAGCCTGCCGGACCTGCCCACCACACCGGAGATCCGCCGGGTGGTGCAGGCCATGAACCAGATGGTGGAGAAACTCAAGGCGCTGTTCCACGAACAGACCGAGCGCAGTGAAAAACTGCGGGTGGAGTCCTACCAGGACAGCCTGACCGGGTTGGCCAACCGGCGCTATTTCGACATGCAGCTGCAGGCCCGGGTCAGCCACCCGGAGGAGGCCAGCGCCGGTTACCTGCTGATCCTGCGGGTCAAGGACCTGGCCGGTCTCAACCAGCGCCTCGGCGGCCAACCCACCGACCAGCTGCTGCAAGCCGTCGGCCAGCAATTGCAGCGCACCTGCGCGCGCTACCCGGAGACCCACAACCTGATCACCCGCAGCCGTGGCGGAGAATTCGCCGTGCTGGCGCCGGGCATGGTCCGCGCCGAGGCCATGCAATTGGCCCAGGAACTGGAAACCACCCTGCACAGCCTCTACGAAACCGGCGCCACCGACCAGCTGCCGGTCGCGCATATCGGCCTGGCGCCCTACATGCCTGGCGACGACCCCCAAGCGCTGCTCAAGCAGGCCGACCAGGCGCTGGCCCAGGCCGAAGGCAGCGGCGAGCAGAGCTGGGTATGCCTGGACCACAGCACGTTGCAGGTGGCGGGCGACGATCATCACGCCTGGCGCCAATTGCTCGACCGCGCCTTGAGCATGGGCCACGTGCAACTGTTCTTCCAGCCGGTGGTACAGAGCCAGCACAGTGCTGCGCTGCTGCATTACAAGGTGCTTTCACGGCTGCTCGACGACCAGGGCCAGGCCATCGTCGCCGGGCGCTTTCTGCCCTGGCTGGAGCGGTTCGGCTGGCTGCCGCGGCTGGACGCGATGATGCTCGAGAGGGTGCTCAAGCACCTGGCCACCCATCAGGATGCGCTGGCCTTGAACCTCTCGGCCGCGACCCTCAACGATGCCGCGACCATGGAACGGATATTCGCCCTGCTGGCGGCGCATCCGGATCTGGGCCCGCGCCTGACCCTGGAGATCGCCGAGGAGCAGCTCCCGGAACAGGCCGTGCTGGAAACCCTCACCCGGCGCCTGCGCAGCCTGGGCTTCGCCCTGAGCCTGCAGCGCTTCGGCGGACGTTTCAGCATGATCGGCAACCTCGCCCACCTGGGGCTGGCCTACCTGAAGATCGACGGCAGCTACATCCGCGCCATCGACCAGGAGAGCCACAAGCGTCTGTTCATCGAGGCTATCCAACGTGCCGCGCACAGCATCGACCTGCCGTTGATTGCCGAGCGCGTGGAAACCGAAGGGGAATTGCAGGTGATTCGCGAGATGGGTGTGCAAGGCGTACAAGGCAGCCTGATCGGCGACCCGGCACCCTGGCGGTAG
- a CDS encoding GntR family transcriptional regulator: MAEKSSRLSSILEIEQVPAHLARTVIEERLRNAILDGRLPCGMALRQQELATLFGVSRMPVREALRQLEAQGLLNVVHHKGAVVAPLITGDAAETYSLRILLESEALRLSIPRLQEEDFTASRAIIEQLEAETDFKEMGRLNRLFHMSLYAKAPNRRLLRLVESGLSEEERFLRFNLSAMGLGKLSQADHHELLEAVQQRDTSLAVQLLSLHLQRGIDAITRYLSQGTPA; this comes from the coding sequence GTGGCAGAAAAATCCAGTCGTTTGAGCAGTATTCTCGAGATCGAGCAGGTTCCCGCGCATCTGGCCCGCACGGTCATCGAAGAGCGCTTGCGTAACGCTATCCTCGACGGTCGCCTGCCCTGTGGCATGGCCCTGCGCCAGCAAGAGCTGGCCACGCTGTTCGGCGTCAGCCGCATGCCCGTGCGCGAGGCCTTGCGTCAGCTCGAGGCCCAGGGCCTGCTGAATGTGGTCCATCACAAGGGCGCGGTGGTGGCCCCGCTGATCACCGGCGACGCCGCTGAAACCTATTCACTGCGCATCCTGCTCGAGAGCGAAGCCTTGCGGCTGTCGATTCCGCGCCTGCAGGAAGAAGACTTCACCGCCTCCCGGGCGATCATCGAGCAACTCGAGGCGGAAACCGACTTCAAGGAAATGGGCCGACTCAATCGCCTGTTCCATATGTCGCTGTACGCCAAGGCACCGAACAGGCGCTTGCTGCGCCTGGTCGAGAGCGGCCTCAGCGAAGAAGAGCGCTTCCTGCGCTTCAACCTGTCGGCCATGGGCCTGGGCAAACTGTCGCAAGCCGACCATCACGAATTGCTCGAAGCCGTGCAGCAACGCGACACCTCCCTGGCGGTGCAACTGCTCAGCCTGCATTTACAGCGCGGCATCGATGCCATCACCCGCTACCTGAGCCAGGGCACCCCGGCCTGA
- the lapG gene encoding cysteine protease LapG, giving the protein MLLAVLPLALSADWDFSAISRKATALYGPLGAGQQRIDAWQNLLATQKQATEVEKLKVVNLFFNHQMVYTEDIDLWGEVDYWETPIEALWKGAGDCEDYAIAKYFSLRHLGIAADKLRITYVKALRQNRAHMVLTYYSTPNAVPLVLDSLMDPIKLASDRSDLLPVYSFNGEGLWLTGAAGNKKVGDSKRLSRWQDVLRKMAAEGFPVETDN; this is encoded by the coding sequence ATGCTGCTGGCGGTGCTGCCGCTGGCGTTATCGGCCGACTGGGACTTCTCCGCCATCAGCCGCAAAGCCACCGCCTTGTACGGCCCTCTCGGCGCCGGGCAGCAGCGCATCGATGCCTGGCAGAACCTGCTGGCCACGCAGAAGCAGGCCACCGAGGTCGAGAAGCTCAAGGTGGTCAACCTGTTCTTCAACCACCAGATGGTCTACACCGAAGACATCGACCTGTGGGGCGAGGTCGACTACTGGGAAACGCCCATCGAAGCGTTGTGGAAAGGGGCCGGCGATTGCGAAGACTACGCCATCGCCAAATACTTCAGCCTGCGACACCTGGGCATCGCCGCCGATAAATTGCGCATCACCTACGTCAAGGCGCTGCGCCAGAACCGCGCGCACATGGTCTTGACCTATTATTCGACACCCAACGCTGTGCCGCTGGTACTCGACAGCCTGATGGACCCGATCAAGCTGGCCAGTGACCGCAGCGACCTGTTGCCGGTCTACTCCTTCAATGGTGAAGGCTTGTGGCTGACCGGAGCGGCGGGTAACAAGAAGGTCGGCGACAGCAAACGGCTGTCGCGCTGGCAGGATGTGCTGCGCAAGATGGCCGCCGAAGGCTTTCCGGTCGAGACGGATAATTAA
- a CDS encoding tryptophan synthase subunit beta: MFYVQRDAQGQLIRVEAAAYAEASETLPADHHEVQAWFANDVVQNSLKQLKQSDLDMIRVLDDLIQVLTSKGVIRVTDLPAAAQAKLMDRSHAREALGGLNHLINDDETGLI; this comes from the coding sequence ATGTTCTACGTGCAACGCGATGCCCAGGGGCAGTTGATTCGCGTGGAGGCGGCGGCCTATGCCGAAGCCAGCGAAACCCTGCCGGCCGACCACCATGAAGTGCAGGCCTGGTTTGCCAACGACGTGGTACAAAACAGCCTCAAGCAGCTCAAGCAGAGCGACCTGGACATGATCCGGGTACTCGATGACCTGATCCAGGTGCTGACCAGCAAGGGCGTGATCCGCGTCACCGACCTGCCAGCCGCTGCCCAGGCCAAATTGATGGACCGCAGCCACGCCCGCGAGGCGCTGGGTGGGTTGAATCATCTGATCAATGATGACGAGACCGGGTTGATCTGA